One region of Candidatus Ozemobacteraceae bacterium genomic DNA includes:
- a CDS encoding DUF2225 domain-containing protein yields the protein MNTQVVILTRDPIYSVFLEMTVREYGFTPRLAAVMEKVEELSTLAPTVAWIIDLDNQTSTVEQVAKKARKLAPDVKLVFMSSAFTRELAKECIAQQALGLLVKPIAIARLVEMLSLLRQEITLTESNQVLPKNEEDAKQEELETGVPVEHPFLRYSNLKCPVCFRPFRTTRFKLWTVPVSDTDTDFCPICNESVHPELYTVVVCPSCYFAHYIGKFEETRVIPERARTFLSPVGIEERKKIAFKLESFCGERTLLHGIKSFELAAHDAEQLKMPGWVKLAGEFYLKCSWLCRRMGHGLHEKQAQEKALDFFIRAYKPYRADGGKYPGPMIIQSRMEPGLEPLPERGIVVTGFLIGELARRLGNLRMAREYFDEVLELPFLNKFTSLVTHVNHVARLLKETEQALLNPQNP from the coding sequence ATGAACACGCAGGTCGTCATCCTGACGCGCGATCCGATCTACTCGGTCTTTCTCGAGATGACGGTTCGCGAATACGGCTTTACGCCCCGCCTCGCCGCCGTCATGGAAAAAGTCGAGGAACTGTCGACCCTTGCCCCGACCGTGGCATGGATCATCGACCTCGACAATCAGACCTCGACCGTCGAGCAGGTCGCAAAAAAGGCGAGAAAGCTTGCACCGGACGTGAAACTCGTTTTCATGAGTTCCGCGTTCACCCGCGAACTCGCGAAAGAGTGCATCGCACAACAGGCCCTGGGCTTGCTGGTGAAGCCGATAGCCATTGCCAGGCTGGTCGAAATGCTCAGCCTCCTTCGGCAGGAAATCACCCTGACCGAGTCGAACCAGGTGCTTCCGAAAAACGAGGAAGACGCCAAGCAGGAAGAACTCGAAACGGGCGTTCCGGTGGAACACCCGTTTCTTCGCTACTCGAATTTGAAGTGTCCGGTTTGCTTTCGCCCGTTCCGGACGACGCGGTTCAAACTCTGGACCGTGCCGGTATCCGATACCGATACCGATTTCTGCCCCATCTGCAACGAATCCGTCCATCCCGAACTGTATACCGTTGTGGTGTGTCCCTCCTGTTATTTTGCGCACTATATCGGGAAGTTCGAGGAAACCCGTGTCATTCCCGAACGGGCGAGGACGTTCCTCTCGCCGGTCGGCATCGAGGAACGCAAAAAAATCGCGTTCAAGCTCGAAAGCTTCTGCGGAGAACGGACGCTTCTGCACGGCATCAAAAGCTTCGAACTTGCGGCGCACGACGCCGAGCAGCTGAAGATGCCCGGCTGGGTGAAACTGGCCGGCGAGTTCTACCTGAAATGCTCGTGGCTGTGCAGACGGATGGGACATGGGCTCCACGAAAAGCAGGCTCAGGAAAAGGCTCTCGATTTCTTCATCAGGGCATACAAACCGTATCGGGCCGACGGAGGAAAATATCCGGGGCCGATGATCATCCAGAGCCGTATGGAGCCTGGTCTGGAGCCTCTTCCCGAACGCGGCATCGTCGTCACAGGGTTTCTCATCGGCGAACTGGCGCGGCGGCTCGGCAACCTGCGCATGGCCCGCGAGTATTTCGACGAGGTGCTGGAACTCCCCTTCCTGAACAAGTTCACCTCGCTCGTCACCCACGTGAACCACGTGGCCCGCCTCCTGAAAGAAACGGAACAGGCCCTTCTCAACCCCCAGAACCCCTGA
- the fusA gene encoding elongation factor G, giving the protein MKLYTPDKIRNIGLVSHGGAGKTSLTEALLFHTGANSRIGKVDDGSSVMNYDPEELKRKTTVGTSLACLEWKDVKINILDTPGFDDFLGEVYKVLPAMDAAIVVINASSGIEVGTEKNWKILNDYNVPRAVYLSKLDKENINVAKLIDDLKAFDAKIIPIQLPWGTATNLKGVIDLIEMKAYAYTDDTGKKVETKDIPADMADMAAKMRESMIESIVECDDELLNKFFDGQTISNDELRRALKLGLAANKIKPLICGMALKNLGGDQVLDFMANCMPSPVDRGAVEAVTAGTDTKVKVEPKADGPFASFIFKKVNEQAGDMIFLRVISGTMTSGTDYYNPLRENTERFSSFYTMRGKNRIDLDAVVAGDIAMLVKPKVSVRGDTLCDKSYNVVFQLPALPEPKLTYAIAPKTKNDQEKMGTGLHTLCNDDGVLKYEFDAEMSQGLISGLGDTHIDVAISRLKSRWNVDVEISKPRIPFRETIKGKADVQGKHKKQSGGRGQYGDVTIAFEPNPGKDFEFVDAIVGGVVPRNFIPAVEKGLQEARKRGVLAGFPVIDFKATLHFGSYHDVDSSELAFKLAATIAFKTGMAQAKPILLEPIYEVCVFTPDEFMGSVIGDLNSRRGRILGMEPMGGLQQVKASVPLAEMYKYATDLKSMTQSRAEFTMKFDHYEEVPANVTEQVIKEYGRKGEEAAEE; this is encoded by the coding sequence ATGAAGCTGTATACCCCCGACAAGATCCGCAATATCGGGCTCGTCTCCCACGGCGGAGCCGGCAAGACGTCCCTGACCGAGGCGCTGCTGTTCCACACCGGCGCCAACTCGCGCATCGGCAAGGTCGACGACGGTTCGTCCGTGATGAACTACGACCCCGAAGAGCTGAAGCGCAAGACCACCGTGGGAACGTCCCTGGCCTGCCTCGAGTGGAAAGACGTCAAGATCAACATTCTCGACACCCCCGGCTTCGATGACTTCCTCGGCGAAGTGTACAAGGTTCTTCCGGCGATGGATGCCGCGATCGTCGTGATCAATGCCAGCTCCGGCATCGAAGTCGGAACCGAAAAGAACTGGAAGATCCTGAACGACTACAACGTTCCCCGCGCCGTCTACCTGAGCAAGCTCGACAAGGAAAACATCAACGTCGCGAAGCTGATCGACGATTTGAAGGCGTTCGACGCCAAGATCATCCCGATCCAGCTGCCCTGGGGCACCGCAACGAACCTGAAGGGCGTCATCGACCTGATCGAGATGAAGGCCTACGCCTATACCGACGACACCGGCAAGAAGGTCGAAACCAAGGACATCCCTGCCGACATGGCCGACATGGCCGCCAAGATGCGCGAGAGCATGATCGAATCGATCGTCGAGTGCGACGACGAGCTGCTGAACAAGTTCTTCGACGGTCAGACGATCTCGAACGACGAACTGCGGCGCGCCCTCAAGCTCGGCCTCGCGGCGAACAAGATCAAGCCCCTCATCTGCGGCATGGCCCTCAAGAACCTCGGCGGCGACCAGGTTCTCGATTTCATGGCGAACTGCATGCCCTCTCCCGTCGATCGCGGCGCCGTCGAAGCCGTCACGGCCGGCACCGACACGAAGGTCAAGGTTGAACCGAAGGCGGACGGTCCCTTCGCAAGCTTCATCTTCAAGAAGGTCAACGAGCAGGCCGGCGACATGATCTTTCTGCGGGTCATCAGCGGCACGATGACATCCGGAACCGATTACTACAACCCGCTCCGCGAGAACACCGAACGTTTCAGCTCCTTCTACACGATGCGCGGCAAGAACCGGATCGACCTCGACGCCGTCGTTGCCGGCGACATCGCGATGTTGGTGAAGCCGAAGGTCTCCGTGCGCGGAGACACGCTCTGCGACAAGAGCTACAATGTCGTGTTCCAGCTCCCGGCCCTTCCCGAGCCCAAGTTGACCTACGCGATCGCCCCCAAGACGAAGAACGATCAGGAAAAGATGGGAACCGGCCTCCACACGCTGTGCAACGACGACGGCGTCCTGAAATACGAATTCGACGCCGAGATGAGCCAAGGCCTGATCTCCGGCCTCGGCGACACCCACATCGACGTGGCGATCAGCCGCCTCAAGAGCCGCTGGAACGTCGACGTCGAGATCAGCAAGCCCCGCATCCCGTTCCGCGAGACGATCAAGGGCAAGGCGGACGTTCAGGGGAAGCACAAGAAGCAATCCGGCGGCCGCGGCCAGTATGGCGACGTCACGATTGCGTTCGAGCCGAATCCGGGCAAGGACTTCGAGTTCGTCGATGCCATCGTCGGCGGCGTCGTTCCCCGCAACTTCATTCCGGCCGTCGAAAAAGGTCTTCAGGAAGCCCGCAAACGCGGCGTTCTCGCAGGATTCCCGGTGATCGATTTCAAGGCCACCCTCCACTTCGGCTCCTACCACGACGTCGACTCTTCCGAACTGGCGTTCAAACTGGCCGCCACGATCGCGTTCAAAACCGGCATGGCTCAGGCCAAGCCGATTCTGCTCGAGCCGATCTACGAAGTCTGCGTCTTCACCCCGGACGAGTTCATGGGCAGCGTCATCGGCGACCTGAACTCCCGCCGCGGCCGCATTCTCGGTATGGAACCGATGGGCGGGCTGCAGCAGGTCAAGGCTTCCGTTCCGCTGGCCGAGATGTACAAATACGCGACCGACCTCAAGTCGATGACCCAGTCGCGCGCTGAGTTCACGATGAAGTTCGACCATTACGAAGAAGTGCCGGCCAACGTGACCGAGCAGGTCATCAAGGAATACGGCCGCAAGGGCGAAGAAGCCGCCGAAGAATAA